The Dasypus novemcinctus isolate mDasNov1 chromosome 2, mDasNov1.1.hap2, whole genome shotgun sequence genome contains the following window.
CACTTGTGAAAACTGGAAAACACAAGAAaggatataaacataaaattatattaaaccTACTACCTAAATATAGTGACTGTTAAAATTCTGTTATTCTGTTGTTATATTTTGATGGGGCCTGATcttaacatacacacaaatgGTATTTTATAACCTATTTATTTTAGTTAACATTTTCATATAACTCTTTCCCCATTATTAAGCTTTgagtaaaacaattttaaatgctATAAAATATTTCCCTACGTTTAGACATTACTGTTCTTGGTCAGGGTCACGAAACTCCAATTTCTGATCAACTGTTTATTACAGCAAATTCCACCCTTGCTAGATCCCCTGATAGGTGGGGGGATCCTTGAAGGTGAAGGGCACAGACCTCAAGCCAGGAATATGGGACCTGAATCCATCCCATGGGGCCCCACCTGACTGCACTTTTCCTGCTGATCCTTTATcttgatatttttaaacaatactGCACAGTTTAATCTAGGATGGACATTAGACTCACCTGGGTGCTTTTAAAAACAACTGATTCTGGGCACTACCTGAGAACACTTCAGTCAGAGTCACTGCAGGTGGGCCCAGGAAATAAAATTTACTCAAAACTCCCCAAGGATCCCAATGTGCAGCCAGGATTGCAAACCAGGCTCCTGTACTACAGGTATGGTTCTTAGACAAAGGAACCTCGCAGAGTCACCTGGGAGCTTTCCACCAAGACACAGCACTTTCAGGCACTTGACAGTAGGTGTCAAAAGGTGGTGTTCAGTGGTTAATATTTTGGAAGTGACCCAAGGTTCAATTTGATGAGCACCCTTGGTTAAGACTGCTAGTCAAGGAGTTCCGCAGAGGTGGGCTGAAGATTGGGGGAGCATTCACACAAGATGCActtatttccatattttgttttatattcaaatattcaaagtaaaaccaaaaagacaaaacccCTGCAACTGTATTTCATGGTTCTGAAAGATGCTTTCAGACACCATAGTTAAAGCTAGTAATAATATAGTAAAGCAAGAGCTGGAAATGTTACCCAATAATCCATATCGCAGGGGAGCAAAGAAATCAGCTGGCAGTGTCCAGTCCTGTACTTCTTTAACAAACTTGCGGGCTGCGTCTGGTGGGCCCCCAGTGCCCGTGGTGGAAGCATTGATGACGAGGGGAGCCGTTTCGATTCTTAGAGTATACTACAAAACAAGGACAGCATTTCAGGGATCTAATGCCAGATGTTATTTTTGACTTACCACGTCAGCAAGGAAATATGATCAGCTTCCTGTCTtgcatttcctttccatttcctcctaacCAGGTTAGGAGATGTAGACAGAAGTGACCATCAGGGCAGGGACGCGGGGAAAATGGTGTGGCCCTGTACTCCCTGCTCAAATGAGCTGTCCAATGAAACAAAGGGCATTTGCTCCCTCGATGCTCATCAGGAGGTCAGGGGAATTTaacatttccctctctccttggGCCTTACCAGAGAAGCAGAGGTGGACTCCACTGCAGTGTTCATCTAAAGCGTTCATCCAGTTTATGAAAAGTCAGGAGACAAAGCAGCTATCACTGTGTCCTGGGCCAAATGTGAACGTGAGCTCTAATCTGCAAGGCCACTGACAGGGCCATCAAAGCACTTGTCTGGGGAACAGTTCTGAAACGAGAGGTAACCAGGGAAACCTAATGCCAAGCATGGTTCTAGGATGGGAGAAATAACCACAAACAAGCGCACAACACAAATAAACCCAAGAAGGGGCCATGATGACAGACCTACGTATTGTGGTGAGCTGC
Protein-coding sequences here:
- the LOC101435779 gene encoding methionine synthase reductase-like translates to MNTAVESTSASLYTLRIETAPLVINASTTGTGGPPDAARKFVKEVQDWTLPADFFAPLRYGLLGLSDSEYMYFCNGKDD